From the Papaver somniferum cultivar HN1 chromosome 2, ASM357369v1, whole genome shotgun sequence genome, the window TTGAACAAGTGGGTCCATCAACTGAACAGTTATCGACTGGAGAGTTCAATGCTAACATGCAATCTCGAAACTCATGCAACATGTCAAGGAACCAAAGAAGTGAAGCAGTTGTGTCTCGTCGTTTATCTAAATTTCAAGCATCCAAAGACAGTGAATTACAAGGGAGTACAGGAAGTAGTCCCGCAGAAAGAGCACAACGAACGGTTGCAACAGGTAACATTTCTGGAAAGTTGGATGCTCTTCCACTTTTTCCTACTGCTCCTGCTGCTCAGAATGTAGATGTAGTACCACAGCTCAACAACAATGACAAGCAATGTTCACGTGTTATTAAAGTTGTTCCTCACAATCCTAGATCTGCAAATGAATCAGCTGCTAGGATTTTTAGGTCGATACAAGAAGGAAGACAACAGTTTGATTCACCGTAGATGAATTTGCTCACTCACTAGGTTTAGTATTTCTGATGATATACTGCTCGCCTCGCCTTGTATCTTAACTTGACCTTATCACTTATCACTATATTATCGAGTGTTTTGATGTGCCTTTTCTTGTAACTGGGTTTCGCCTTGGCAACCTTGTTGTATGTAAATATATTTCTGGAAGATATTTTAAAAAGTTTTCCTCTTGGAACACAGGAAACATTACAGCTGAGATAACTTAAAACCATCCAAGGTTTTTTGTTGACTTAAAACCTAAATCAATTGCCATTCTGCAAAAATATGTACTTAAATCAAAACGACATCAAAATTAAACTTTTCGTGGAGTAATTATGTTTAGCATTACGCATCGAATTATAAATTGCATTATATTTGGGAGTCTTTCTATTTTGCTCGTGAACATACATCATTGTGGTAGCAGCATTAGTACATTTTCAGGATTGATTTAATGACGGGGGGATTCAGAATCTCAGATTAACTTAGCTAGGCCTGTGTTCAGTATGTTATTGGCAAATAGCTTATTTGCCGTTTCTGTGAAATGTATTGCATCCCAATATATGTATTTTGTGGGATCTTTACATAATGACACTGCCAACATGCACAGTTGGTTTACCTCGACCGTTCCCATCCCACAGCATCCATTTTTCACCACCTGGAATCCTATATATTTAAACAACAAGAAATCAAACAAGTCAAGAAATTAGAAAACATAATAAGAAATTAGCGAACAAGAAAACGAAAAACAGGGATTTAACATTAATATTTAAGATCACACATCAAAGACCCATATCCTATTTCTATCGGTTTGTCTATCATGTTTGCTGCCAAAAATTGCGAGCAAAGTTTTTCCGAATAAAATAGAGAACTCACCATCTGCATACACCACACGGATCCCATCAACCTCTTTTCTCAAGTCTGCGACTAACTTGATAAGCTTTCTATTAAAATCCATAGCCACTTTGTTATAGTAATCCAAACATGCTCTTCCTACCAGAACATTCAGAGTTCTTACTATTGGCAAACACCCCATGGGAAATGACCCACTTATTGATATTTTTCGGGCACCCAAACTTCCAAGATCCTTAATGAACCTGCTGGCATTTTCGGTGAGAAAATTCTGGAACTCCTCCATGTTGAATTGTAACGACCGTATGGGAATAGTGAGGTAATTCTCTATAAAATCATTTGTTCCTATACTTATTACATACAATGCTTCACGTATCGTTTTGGTTGCTTTCTCTTCCCCTTAAAACTTAGTTAATTTCTCCTTGTACTCTTTGAAGAATTCCAATTGCTTCCATAGAGGTATGGCACCCTGCATATTTTCGATTGATCACGCTTATAAAAAGTGTACAACCGTGTTAGAAACCCCAAAATATTAACATCACGTAGGGGAAGAGCAAAATGATTATAGAAGTCTCAGTGCACTTACTACAATTGTTGTAGTTAAATTATCATATCCAGCTCCACCCGAGCCAAAAGTGACACCAGTTACAAAGTCTTTTATACCAAACTCTGGATCCAAATAAGCCGGTATTAAAGGTTTGATTCCTAAAGCATCAGATAAAAAATCGGCGAACAATCTACCGTTCGTCCAACGACCTGTGGGTTTGCCACCTTCGAAGTCTTGACCATATGGCTTGTAATTAGACTTGGACACAGTTAGCCTTAGGTTATTGTTGCCTGCATCAACTGTTGAGTCTCCAAAAACAATTACCGCAAACACTTTTGCATGAACTTTCTCAGCTGAAAATAACAGTAAGAACTGTATGGCGAATAAACATGCTAGACTGCTCTCACTGGCCATTGCATGCCAGTTCCTGGTTACGATTATCGTGAACAAGTTTCGGACACCTTCCTCGACATCACCATGCATCAGAAAAGTTACTACAGGTTAAAGTCTGG encodes:
- the LOC113348029 gene encoding GDSL esterase/lipase At4g26790-like; protein product: MEEFQNFLTENASRFIKDLGSLGARKISISGSFPMGCLPIVRTLNVLVGRACLDYYNKVAMDFNRKLIKLVADLRKEVDGIRVVYADGFQVVKNGCCGMGTVEVNQLCMLAVSLCKDPTKYIYWDAIHFTETANKLFANNILNTGLAKLI